One window from the genome of Paraclostridium sordellii encodes:
- a CDS encoding dicarboxylate/amino acid:cation symporter — protein sequence MRKLGLTSKILIGLFLGMLFGIILSKMPGGYIKDTLLLGGFINVIGSGFTKAIKMMVVPLVFVSLVCGVSAMEDIKKLGRIGFKTMGFYLTTTALAICVSLALGAMLKPGAGLDLGTVASQSTTIAKNQSLSEIVLNIIPSNPIESFVKGEMLQIIFFAMLTGISMSLVGQKAQPLKNIFESANEVCMKMVGVIMNFAPFGVFALITNTFATVGTQAIGSLVKYILVVLFGLLIHVVVVYGGSLKIFTKFSFIDFARKFTKVAAVTFSTASSNASVPVSLELMEEMGVSKSIRSFTIPMGATINMDGTAIMQGVAALFIAQVYGVNLGINDMLTIVLTATLASVGTAGVPGVGMIMLSMVLQSVGLPLEGIGLIMGVERIIDMFRTTVNVMGDNTCTLVVASSEKEFEEDSIREVEVA from the coding sequence ATGAGGAAACTTGGATTAACTAGCAAAATTTTAATCGGACTATTTTTAGGTATGTTATTTGGTATAATTCTTAGTAAAATGCCAGGAGGATATATAAAAGATACTTTATTATTAGGTGGATTTATAAATGTTATCGGAAGTGGATTTACAAAAGCTATAAAGATGATGGTAGTGCCTTTGGTATTTGTATCTTTAGTTTGTGGAGTATCTGCAATGGAAGATATAAAGAAACTTGGAAGAATCGGATTTAAAACTATGGGATTTTATTTAACAACTACAGCTCTTGCTATATGCGTATCTTTAGCTTTAGGAGCAATGTTAAAGCCTGGTGCAGGACTTGATTTAGGAACAGTTGCATCTCAAAGTACCACAATAGCTAAAAATCAGTCTTTATCGGAAATAGTATTAAACATAATTCCTTCAAACCCAATAGAATCTTTTGTAAAAGGAGAAATGTTACAAATAATATTCTTTGCAATGCTTACAGGAATTTCAATGAGTTTAGTTGGTCAAAAAGCTCAACCTTTAAAAAATATATTTGAAAGTGCAAATGAAGTTTGTATGAAGATGGTTGGCGTTATAATGAATTTTGCTCCATTTGGAGTATTTGCTCTTATAACAAATACTTTCGCAACAGTTGGTACACAAGCTATCGGTTCATTAGTTAAGTATATATTAGTAGTTTTATTTGGGCTTTTAATACATGTTGTTGTAGTTTATGGAGGTTCACTTAAAATATTTACTAAATTTAGTTTTATAGATTTTGCTCGTAAGTTCACTAAAGTAGCAGCAGTTACTTTTTCAACAGCTTCAAGCAATGCATCTGTACCAGTAAGTTTAGAGCTTATGGAAGAAATGGGTGTAAGCAAGAGTATACGTTCGTTTACTATACCTATGGGAGCTACTATAAATATGGACGGAACAGCTATAATGCAAGGTGTAGCAGCATTATTTATAGCTCAAGTTTATGGAGTTAACTTAGGAATAAATGATATGTTAACAATAGTGTTAACAGCAACATTAGCATCAGTTGGAACAGCAGGTGTTCCGGGAGTCGGAATGATAATGCTATCTATGGTTCTTCAATCAGTAGGACTTCCACTTGAAGGAATCGGACTTATAATGGGAGTTGAAAGAATAATAGATATGTTTAGAACAACAGTAAACGTAATGGGAGACAACACTTGCACATTAGTTGTTGCAAGTAGTGAAAAGGAATTTGAAGAAGATTCTATAAGAGAAGTAGAAGTAGCTTAA
- the thiD gene encoding bifunctional hydroxymethylpyrimidine kinase/phosphomethylpyrimidine kinase, which produces MEKYKIPTLTIAGSDSSGGAGIQADLKTFSAIGTYGMSVITAITAQSTQGVFLVEDLSKEIIKKQIEVVFDDIPPKAVKIGMVSSPEIIRVIVDTLGKYNPKNLVVDPVMISKSGYSLLKPEAKENLVKYLIPKAYILTPNTLEAEEIAGIKINNLDDMKLVGEKILGLGPNYVLMKGGHLDGDAIDVLIGKDTFETYKSERLDMKNTHGTGCTLSSAITAYLALGLDVKEAVLEAKKYITNAIKYSFDIGKGVGPVHHFYKFDLNK; this is translated from the coding sequence ATGGAAAAATACAAAATACCAACTCTTACAATAGCAGGTTCTGATTCATCAGGAGGAGCTGGGATTCAAGCTGACTTAAAAACCTTCAGTGCTATAGGAACCTATGGAATGAGTGTTATAACTGCTATTACAGCTCAAAGTACACAAGGAGTATTTTTAGTAGAAGACTTAAGTAAGGAAATAATTAAAAAGCAAATAGAGGTTGTATTTGATGATATACCACCTAAAGCCGTAAAAATAGGTATGGTATCAAGTCCGGAAATAATAAGAGTTATAGTTGATACTCTAGGTAAGTATAATCCTAAAAATCTAGTAGTAGATCCAGTTATGATTTCTAAAAGTGGATATTCACTTTTAAAGCCAGAAGCTAAAGAGAACTTAGTTAAGTATCTTATACCTAAAGCGTACATATTAACACCTAATACACTAGAAGCAGAAGAAATAGCAGGAATTAAAATAAATAATCTAGATGATATGAAATTAGTTGGAGAAAAGATTTTAGGATTAGGACCTAATTATGTTCTTATGAAAGGTGGTCATTTAGATGGAGATGCAATAGATGTTTTAATTGGAAAAGATACTTTTGAAACTTATAAGAGTGAAAGATTAGATATGAAAAATACTCATGGGACAGGTTGTACATTATCTTCTGCTATAACTGCATACTTAGCACTAGGATTAGATGTTAAGGAAGCGGTTTTGGAAGCTAAAAAATATATAACAAATGCAATAAAATATAGTTTTGACATAGGCAAAGGTGTAGGGCCTGTACATCATTTCTATAAATTTGATTTAAATAAATAA
- the thiM gene encoding hydroxyethylthiazole kinase, producing the protein MFNLLSKVREVNPLVLHYTNEVTINDCANITLALGASPLMSYSYEEIEEIIPIASCVVINIGTMNSSHTELFLKAGKIANKFNKPVVLDPVGVFATKSRALLVEKLLNEVKFDVIKGNASEIKYIGGFDVKGKGVDSFEEDENIDDIIKKVAKKLECVVASTGKIDVITDGEKVIKIDNGSSKLKSITGTGCMSASLIGSYLGISENKLESASMGILTMSLCGELADKDNIGIGSFKVSLMDNIYSLNKETLNKFSRVEVL; encoded by the coding sequence ATGTTTAATTTATTAAGTAAAGTAAGAGAGGTTAATCCATTAGTACTTCATTATACAAATGAAGTAACTATAAACGATTGTGCAAATATAACACTTGCTTTAGGTGCAAGTCCGCTTATGAGTTATTCTTATGAAGAAATCGAAGAGATAATTCCAATTGCAAGTTGTGTTGTTATAAATATAGGAACAATGAATTCATCACATACAGAATTATTTTTAAAGGCTGGAAAAATTGCTAATAAATTTAATAAACCAGTTGTATTAGATCCAGTAGGTGTATTTGCTACTAAATCGAGAGCCTTATTAGTAGAAAAGTTATTAAACGAAGTTAAGTTTGATGTTATAAAAGGAAATGCATCAGAGATAAAATACATAGGTGGATTTGATGTAAAGGGAAAAGGTGTAGATTCTTTTGAAGAAGATGAAAATATAGATGACATAATAAAAAAAGTAGCTAAAAAATTAGAATGTGTAGTAGCTTCAACAGGAAAGATTGATGTTATAACTGATGGAGAAAAAGTTATAAAGATTGACAATGGATCTTCAAAACTAAAAAGTATAACAGGAACAGGATGTATGAGTGCTAGTTTAATAGGAAGTTACTTAGGAATTAGTGAAAATAAATTAGAATCGGCTAGTATGGGTATTCTTACAATGAGCTTATGTGGAGAACTAGCAGATAAAGACAACATAGGGATTGGAAGCTTTAAGGTAAGTTTAATGGATAATATATATAGCTTAAATAAAGAAACATTAAATAAATTCTCTAGGGTGGAGGTGCTTTAG
- the tenA gene encoding thiaminase II: MKFTDYLFDEVKDIWESYLNHPFVKEIGEGTLPKEKFKSYLIQDYLYLKEFSKVFAMGIVKSATIKEMKFFNRAAKGSMEDEAAIHIDYMKKLDIPPVEAEKCELEMVSSSYTSYMQAVALTGGVKEIVMATLPCNWSYNYIGHYLYETYKDTLDTNYYKDWIKMYADNEFDELLKEWLDYTNNLCSNLSEEEMKKLTEIFIKSSLYELDFWNMAYEKVKEASI, encoded by the coding sequence GTGAAGTTTACAGATTATTTATTCGATGAAGTTAAAGATATATGGGAAAGCTACTTAAATCATCCTTTTGTAAAGGAAATAGGAGAAGGAACATTACCAAAAGAAAAATTTAAAAGCTATCTTATACAAGATTATTTATATTTAAAAGAGTTCTCAAAGGTATTTGCAATGGGAATAGTAAAATCAGCAACTATTAAGGAAATGAAGTTTTTTAATAGGGCGGCAAAAGGGTCAATGGAAGATGAAGCTGCTATACACATAGATTATATGAAAAAACTAGATATACCGCCAGTAGAAGCAGAAAAGTGTGAACTTGAAATGGTTTCAAGTAGTTATACAAGTTATATGCAAGCAGTAGCTTTAACAGGTGGAGTAAAAGAAATAGTAATGGCAACTCTACCTTGTAACTGGAGTTATAACTATATAGGACATTACTTATATGAAACATACAAAGATACTTTAGATACAAACTATTATAAAGATTGGATAAAAATGTATGCAGATAATGAATTTGATGAATTATTAAAAGAATGGTTAGATTATACAAACAATTTATGTAGTAATTTAAGTGAAGAGGAAATGAAAAAACTTACAGAAATATTTATAAAATCTAGCTTATATGAATTAGATTTTTGGAATATGGCATATGAAAAAGTAAAAGAGGCGAGTATTTAA
- the thiT gene encoding energy-coupled thiamine transporter ThiT: MTSILIILISIGLFWVYIKDINKTKFTTKEIVVIAMFSAISFILYMIQFIKYPQGGGITLFSMLPPMLLAILYGRCAGVTGGLVFGLLKLLNGVYVVHPAQFILDYLLSTMALGLAGEFGTDKKIDIVKGCLFASALSVIVNIISGVVFFGQYAPKGMNILLYSCIYNISSSGVEGILSTIILVLLPIKRFQKVLKVSKN, encoded by the coding sequence ATGACAAGTATATTAATAATTCTTATAAGTATAGGATTATTTTGGGTTTATATAAAAGATATAAACAAAACTAAGTTTACGACAAAGGAAATAGTTGTAATAGCTATGTTTAGTGCAATATCTTTTATATTGTATATGATACAATTTATAAAATATCCACAAGGTGGAGGAATCACATTATTTTCTATGTTGCCTCCTATGCTATTAGCTATATTATATGGAAGATGTGCAGGTGTTACAGGGGGATTAGTGTTTGGATTATTAAAACTGTTAAATGGCGTATATGTAGTTCATCCAGCACAGTTTATACTAGATTATTTATTATCTACTATGGCACTTGGACTAGCAGGAGAATTTGGAACAGATAAAAAGATTGATATTGTAAAAGGTTGTTTATTTGCAAGTGCTTTAAGTGTAATAGTAAATATAATTTCAGGTGTAGTATTTTTCGGCCAATATGCGCCAAAAGGAATGAACATATTATTATATTCTTGTATATACAATATATCTAGTTCTGGAGTTGAAGGAATACTTTCAACTATAATATTAGTTTTATTACCAATAAAAAGATTTCAAAAAGTTTTAAAGGTATCTAAAAACTAG
- the thiE gene encoding thiamine phosphate synthase encodes MKEKLKLYLVTDSEILKERDFYKCIEDALKGGVTTLQLREKNVNGKEFLEKAYKLRELTKKYNVLFIINDRVDIAMLCDADGVHVGQSDIPLREVRKLVGDNKIIGVSAHNIKEAMEAKNNGADYIGVGAMFNTSTKNDATLVTLKELEEIDKGVEIPKVLIGGITLDNISTFKDINVDGYAIVSAILNSDDIYNECLKWRKTND; translated from the coding sequence ATGAAAGAAAAATTAAAATTATATTTAGTTACTGATTCAGAAATTTTAAAGGAAAGAGACTTTTATAAATGTATAGAAGATGCTTTAAAAGGAGGGGTAACTACATTACAATTAAGAGAAAAAAATGTTAATGGAAAAGAATTTTTAGAAAAAGCATATAAATTAAGAGAACTTACTAAAAAATATAATGTACTTTTTATAATAAATGATAGAGTTGATATTGCTATGCTTTGTGATGCAGATGGAGTGCATGTAGGTCAAAGTGACATTCCACTAAGAGAAGTTAGAAAGTTAGTTGGAGATAATAAGATAATAGGAGTATCAGCACACAATATAAAAGAAGCTATGGAAGCTAAAAATAATGGAGCTGATTATATAGGAGTAGGTGCAATGTTTAATACATCTACTAAAAATGATGCAACATTAGTAACATTAAAAGAATTAGAGGAAATAGATAAAGGTGTAGAGATACCTAAAGTTTTAATAGGGGGAATAACTTTAGATAATATATCTACATTTAAGGATATAAATGTAGATGGATATGCAATAGTATCAGCTATATTAAATAGTGATGATATATATAATGAATGTTTAAAATGGAGGAAAACAAATGATTAA
- the thiT gene encoding energy-coupled thiamine transporter ThiT encodes MINAIIIIGSIAFFIYYLKGLKNTKFNAKLIVTIGMFSAISYILSMIEFIKYPQGGGISLFSMLPTMLLSVLCGNTIGITGGLLYGLLKLLKGAYIIHPAQFLLDYILPTMLLGLAGIFGKEKKSKVILGCLFALVLSVSMNIISGCVFFGQYVPKGMNIFVYSFLYNVSSVGVEGLLSTIIISILPLNRFNKALNLGNN; translated from the coding sequence ATGATTAATGCGATTATAATAATAGGAAGTATAGCGTTTTTCATATATTATCTTAAAGGTTTAAAAAATACTAAGTTTAATGCAAAACTAATAGTTACAATAGGTATGTTTAGTGCTATATCATATATACTTAGCATGATAGAATTTATAAAATATCCACAAGGTGGAGGAATTTCACTATTTTCAATGTTACCAACAATGTTATTATCAGTATTATGTGGAAATACTATAGGAATAACTGGGGGGCTATTATATGGTTTATTAAAGCTATTAAAAGGGGCTTATATAATTCACCCAGCGCAATTTTTATTAGACTATATTCTACCAACGATGTTACTTGGACTAGCTGGAATATTTGGAAAAGAAAAAAAATCAAAAGTTATATTAGGGTGTTTATTTGCCTTAGTACTTAGTGTATCTATGAATATAATATCTGGATGCGTATTCTTTGGACAATATGTACCTAAAGGTATGAATATATTTGTTTATTCATTCTTATATAACGTGTCAAGTGTAGGAGTAGAAGGATTATTATCAACTATAATAATTTCTATATTACCACTCAATAGATTTAATAAAGCTTTAAACTTAGGTAATAATTAA
- a CDS encoding ferritin family protein: protein MYIQISKVEMHHLDILGQVITLLGGNPQYRGSYSTNFKPWNGSFVYYGVNICERLYKDLESEYSDIASYKRHIEIIDDDYIIKIIQRIILDEKVHIKHFKSAIKKYCN from the coding sequence ATGTATATACAGATATCAAAGGTAGAAATGCATCATTTAGACATACTTGGGCAAGTAATAACTTTACTAGGAGGAAATCCTCAATATAGAGGGTCATATAGTACTAATTTTAAGCCTTGGAATGGCTCCTTTGTATATTATGGAGTAAATATATGTGAGAGATTGTATAAAGATTTAGAATCAGAGTATTCTGATATAGCATCATATAAGAGACATATAGAAATAATAGACGATGATTATATAATAAAAATAATTCAAAGAATAATATTAGATGAGAAAGTTCATATAAAACATTTTAAATCAGCTATTAAAAAATACTGTAATTAA
- a CDS encoding DUF6241 domain-containing protein, whose protein sequence is MKKLKQILFALIIVIVVGVIGYKLFEEVSYKDSKKEQVKDESGKVVSYTGNYQELLQKEFDKAKSYKVFEFKQDNIYDLVHWMSNPVIKAKQGKKIGVIEPSPDNIYKLKTILEKTKIPHRDFFLENLKNWEKGKFTNVEDMHNTAWKMLDGSIGRAIGEDKAEINNLKEKDYK, encoded by the coding sequence ATGAAAAAATTAAAACAAATTTTATTTGCTTTAATTATAGTTATTGTTGTCGGGGTCATAGGATATAAGTTATTTGAAGAAGTTTCTTACAAAGATAGTAAAAAGGAACAAGTTAAAGATGAAAGTGGAAAAGTAGTATCTTATACAGGTAACTATCAAGAATTGTTACAGAAAGAGTTTGATAAAGCTAAATCATATAAAGTGTTTGAGTTTAAACAAGATAATATATATGATTTAGTGCATTGGATGTCAAATCCAGTAATAAAAGCTAAGCAAGGTAAAAAAATAGGGGTTATAGAACCTAGTCCAGATAATATATATAAACTTAAAACTATATTAGAAAAAACAAAAATACCACATAGAGATTTCTTTTTAGAAAATCTAAAAAATTGGGAAAAAGGAAAATTTACAAATGTTGAAGATATGCACAATACTGCCTGGAAAATGTTAGATGGAAGCATAGGAAGGGCTATTGGAGAAGATAAGGCTGAAATTAACAACTTAAAAGAAAAGGATTACAAATAA
- a CDS encoding 5'-3' exonuclease codes for MDLFDLLEQNQEKEENEKVDMSYSDQIRLNSYVGSRINTDFRIKNRKINNKEEVPTNEEVKVSINNECDEDNKIEEIQINETISKEKLLVIDGSSLLSTSYFARLPRQVMFAKTIEEKEQYYDKILQTKDGVYTNGVYGFMQVMLSMIKNQNPTHLAVCLDSTRMTFRKLIYDDYKGTRKPVEVPLKEQYDLLKDMLETIGVKVLMSNPSENYENVFEADDFAGTLSKKFQSEIPVALYTKDEDYLQLVDYNTVVWMNTSKAQDLASSMDLNLKELNLPNNTFEYTIDSLKQVKNLKPHQIIDYKAISGDSSDNIPGIKGLGDTTSIPLLQKYDTLEDIYESIDGLDEKGLKLVATEWKNELGIRNPMKKLVAEKENAFMSKKLATIKTDINLDISLEDLKINIDKKILQEQLDKYEMKSIKL; via the coding sequence ATGGATTTATTTGATTTATTAGAACAAAATCAAGAAAAAGAAGAAAATGAAAAAGTAGATATGTCATATAGTGATCAAATTAGGCTTAATAGTTATGTTGGGTCTAGAATTAACACTGACTTTAGAATAAAAAATAGAAAAATTAACAATAAAGAAGAAGTTCCTACAAATGAAGAAGTTAAAGTATCTATAAATAATGAATGTGATGAAGATAATAAAATAGAAGAAATACAAATAAATGAAACTATAAGTAAGGAAAAGTTACTTGTAATAGATGGATCATCATTACTTAGCACAAGCTACTTTGCAAGACTTCCAAGACAAGTAATGTTTGCAAAAACAATAGAAGAAAAAGAGCAATATTATGATAAAATACTTCAAACAAAAGATGGAGTATACACAAATGGAGTTTATGGATTTATGCAAGTTATGTTATCTATGATTAAAAATCAAAATCCAACTCACTTAGCAGTATGTCTAGACTCTACAAGAATGACTTTTAGAAAATTAATATATGATGATTACAAAGGTACAAGAAAGCCAGTAGAGGTGCCTCTTAAAGAACAATACGACTTACTAAAAGATATGTTAGAAACAATAGGGGTTAAAGTATTAATGTCAAATCCGAGTGAAAATTACGAAAATGTATTTGAAGCAGATGATTTTGCAGGTACTTTATCTAAAAAATTTCAATCAGAAATACCAGTAGCACTATATACAAAAGATGAAGATTACCTTCAACTAGTAGATTATAATACTGTTGTATGGATGAATACATCAAAGGCACAAGACCTTGCTAGCAGTATGGATTTAAACTTAAAAGAACTAAATTTACCAAATAATACATTTGAATATACTATAGATTCCCTAAAGCAAGTTAAAAATTTAAAGCCACATCAAATAATAGATTACAAAGCTATATCAGGTGATTCATCAGATAATATACCTGGTATAAAAGGTTTAGGGGATACGACGAGTATACCACTACTTCAAAAGTATGATACTTTAGAGGATATTTATGAATCAATAGATGGTTTAGATGAAAAAGGATTAAAGCTTGTAGCAACAGAATGGAAAAATGAATTAGGGATTAGAAATCCTATGAAAAAATTAGTAGCAGAAAAAGAAAATGCATTTATGTCTAAAAAGTTAGCTACAATAAAAACTGATATAAACTTAGATATAAGTTTAGAAGATTTAAAAATAAATATAGATAAAAAAATATTACAAGAACAATTAGATAAATATGAAATGAAAAGTATAAAATTATAA
- the moaC gene encoding cyclic pyranopterin monophosphate synthase MoaC, giving the protein MEFTHFNEYGKAKMVDVSEKNETKRVAIAKGSIKMNPKTIEMIKNNQMKKGDVLSVAQIGGITGAKKTWDIIPMCHNIFLTGSDIKFNILEDEIEVEAKVSTVGKTGVEMEALTAASVAMLTIYDMCKAVDKEMVIGNIRVMKKIGGKSGEYIRNE; this is encoded by the coding sequence ATGGAATTTACTCATTTTAATGAATATGGTAAAGCAAAAATGGTAGATGTAAGTGAAAAAAATGAGACAAAAAGAGTAGCTATAGCAAAGGGAAGTATAAAAATGAATCCTAAAACTATAGAGATGATAAAGAACAACCAAATGAAAAAGGGGGATGTTTTATCAGTAGCTCAAATTGGTGGTATAACTGGAGCTAAAAAAACTTGGGATATAATACCTATGTGTCATAATATTTTTTTAACTGGTTCAGATATAAAATTTAATATTTTAGAAGATGAAATTGAAGTTGAGGCAAAAGTATCAACAGTTGGAAAAACTGGAGTTGAAATGGAAGCTTTAACAGCTGCATCAGTAGCTATGCTTACTATATATGATATGTGTAAAGCTGTTGATAAGGAAATGGTAATAGGAAATATAAGAGTTATGAAAAAAATAGGTGGAAAAAGTGGGGAGTATATTAGAAATGAATAA
- a CDS encoding MOSC domain-containing protein: MNKKGIVLAINISDKKGVIKNPVEVGIFKEDHGLVGDAHAGNWHRQVSLLSDESIDKLRNKGIEDLSVGKFAENITTKGIVLYELPVGTKLKIGDTIQEVTQIGKTCHKGCAIKTQVGDCVMPREGIFTKVIKGGKVIPGDTIEVIEN; this comes from the coding sequence ATGAATAAAAAAGGAATTGTACTAGCTATAAATATAAGTGATAAAAAAGGAGTAATAAAAAATCCAGTAGAAGTAGGTATATTTAAAGAAGATCATGGGTTAGTAGGGGATGCGCATGCTGGTAACTGGCATAGGCAAGTTAGCTTATTGTCGGATGAGAGTATAGATAAGCTAAGAAATAAGGGAATAGAAGATTTATCAGTTGGAAAATTTGCAGAAAATATAACTACTAAAGGTATAGTTTTATATGAACTTCCTGTTGGAACCAAATTAAAAATAGGAGATACTATACAAGAAGTAACTCAAATAGGGAAAACTTGTCATAAAGGGTGTGCTATAAAAACTCAAGTTGGCGATTGTGTAATGCCAAGAGAAGGTATATTTACCAAAGTTATTAAAGGTGGAAAAGTAATACCTGGTGATACAATAGAAGTAATAGAAAACTAA
- the brnQ gene encoding branched-chain amino acid transport system II carrier protein: MNKNKDILIIGFALFSMFFGAGNLIFPPFIGLTSGNQWLISFLGFIFADVGIILLSIIAVAKSGSLQNVIGRAGKKFGLTLEILMMLCLGPILVVPRTAATTFEMSILPIFKNMNPVLFSIVFFSITLVLTIKPNKVMDIIGKFLTPILLISLAVLIIKGIISPIGDLKEVNSNDLFITGLTQGYQTMDALGIGGIVALVMTSFISKGYKEKSEIMSLTIKSALLACIGLTVVYGGLTFLGASSSNIYDSSISQTVLLINITHLILGNVGTIMLAIVVGFACLTTAIGLTSVTGKYFEDVTNKKLKYEYIVVFICIFSAIISNFGVDKIIQVAVPILSLIYPVSIVLVVMNIFKNIFPHDVTFKGASYATLLVSLLTVLNNLGFNIEIVQKLPFSNLGLNWIVPAIIGGFLFTVIFKKKEDNILYKN; encoded by the coding sequence ATGAATAAAAATAAAGATATATTAATAATAGGATTCGCATTATTCTCTATGTTCTTTGGAGCTGGAAATTTAATATTTCCACCTTTCATAGGATTAACATCTGGAAATCAATGGCTAATAAGTTTTTTAGGATTTATATTTGCAGATGTTGGAATAATTTTATTATCAATTATTGCTGTTGCTAAATCAGGTTCACTACAAAATGTTATAGGAAGAGCTGGTAAAAAGTTTGGATTGACCTTAGAGATTTTAATGATGCTTTGCCTTGGTCCAATACTAGTTGTACCAAGAACTGCTGCAACAACTTTTGAAATGAGTATTTTACCTATATTTAAAAATATGAATCCAGTATTATTTTCTATAGTATTTTTCTCTATAACTTTAGTTTTAACTATAAAACCTAATAAGGTTATGGATATTATAGGTAAGTTTTTGACTCCAATACTATTGATATCATTAGCAGTTTTAATAATAAAAGGAATAATATCTCCTATTGGAGATTTAAAAGAAGTAAATTCTAACGATTTATTTATAACAGGACTTACTCAAGGATATCAGACAATGGATGCCTTAGGTATAGGAGGTATAGTCGCTTTAGTTATGACTTCCTTTATAAGTAAAGGTTACAAAGAAAAATCAGAAATTATGTCTCTTACAATAAAATCAGCTTTACTTGCATGTATAGGTCTTACTGTAGTTTATGGTGGTTTGACATTTTTAGGTGCATCATCTTCTAATATTTATGATAGTTCTATATCTCAAACAGTTTTACTTATAAATATAACTCATCTGATTTTAGGTAATGTAGGAACTATAATGCTAGCTATAGTAGTTGGTTTTGCTTGCCTAACTACTGCAATTGGCTTGACTTCAGTTACAGGAAAATACTTTGAAGATGTTACTAATAAAAAGCTTAAATACGAATATATAGTTGTATTTATATGTATTTTTAGTGCTATTATATCCAATTTTGGTGTTGATAAGATAATACAAGTTGCTGTACCTATATTAAGTTTAATCTATCCTGTATCTATAGTTTTAGTAGTTATGAATATATTTAAAAATATCTTTCCTCATGATGTGACTTTTAAAGGAGCTTCGTATGCAACGCTTTTAGTGAGCCTTCTTACAGTTTTAAATAATTTAGGGTTTAATATAGAAATAGTTCAAAAGCTTCCATTTTCAAACCTTGGACTTAATTGGATTGTTCCAGCTATAATAGGTGGATTTTTATTTACTGTGATTTTTAAGAAAAAAGAAGATAATATTTTATATAAAAACTAA